Proteins found in one Bremerella volcania genomic segment:
- a CDS encoding YggS family pyridoxal phosphate-dependent enzyme gives MQLRENLDRVREKIAEAAKASGRVADDVCLIGVTKYVDVETTRTLYELGCHDLGESRPQQLWSKSEAMADLSPRWHMIGHLQRNKTKRTIPLLSFLHSGDSLRLLEAAKEDWPHAEPLPALIEVNISGDKAKHGFPPAEIAPALRQIAALSHLKIVGLMGMASLEGGRDQAQRDFAALRQLRDTLRNECPDEISLDELSMGMSHDFDLAILEGATMVRVGSTLFEGIDGGH, from the coding sequence ATGCAACTTCGCGAAAATTTGGACCGCGTTCGTGAAAAGATCGCTGAGGCGGCCAAGGCGTCTGGCCGAGTTGCCGATGATGTCTGCTTGATCGGCGTCACCAAGTATGTCGATGTCGAGACCACCAGGACCCTATACGAACTAGGCTGCCACGACCTGGGCGAGAGCCGCCCGCAGCAATTGTGGAGCAAGTCGGAAGCCATGGCGGACTTGTCACCCCGCTGGCACATGATCGGGCATCTGCAGCGGAATAAGACCAAACGGACCATTCCCCTTCTTTCCTTCCTGCACTCAGGCGACAGTCTGCGTCTTTTAGAAGCTGCCAAAGAAGACTGGCCGCATGCAGAGCCACTGCCGGCGTTGATCGAAGTGAATATTTCTGGCGATAAGGCCAAGCACGGCTTTCCGCCCGCTGAAATCGCCCCGGCCCTGCGACAAATTGCCGCGTTGAGTCACTTGAAAATTGTTGGTTTGATGGGAATGGCTTCGCTGGAGGGAGGTCGAGATCAGGCCCAAAGGGACTTCGCCGCCTTGCGTCAGTTACGCGATACGCTGCGAAATGAATGCCCCGATGAGATTTCGCTCGATGAACTCTCAATGGGCATGAGCCACGACTTCGACCTAGCGATCCTGGAAGGAGCGACGATGGTTCGTGTGGGGTCGACCCTGTTCGAGGGAATCGACGGTGGACATTAA
- a CDS encoding DUF167 domain-containing protein: MDINVTPHPEGCLLDLKAQPGARKTEFRGIQNGALKVCVTEVAEKGKANKAILSFLRKTWRLKGSQLEIISGQTASHKRLLIRDLSPQKVLQLLKDCGLEDE, encoded by the coding sequence GTGGACATTAACGTCACGCCTCATCCCGAGGGTTGCCTTCTCGACTTGAAAGCTCAGCCAGGTGCCCGAAAAACCGAATTTCGGGGCATTCAAAACGGTGCCCTGAAGGTCTGTGTGACCGAAGTGGCCGAAAAAGGAAAAGCCAACAAGGCGATCCTGTCGTTCCTCCGAAAAACTTGGAGACTGAAAGGCTCGCAGTTGGAGATCATTTCCGGCCAGACGGCTTCGCACAAACGGCTGTTGATTCGTGATCTTTCTCCCCAAAAAGTATTGCAACTTTTGAAAGATTGCGGCTTAGAGGACGAATAA